A window of the Halichoerus grypus chromosome 2, mHalGry1.hap1.1, whole genome shotgun sequence genome harbors these coding sequences:
- the CISD3 gene encoding CDGSH iron-sulfur domain-containing protein 3, mitochondrial isoform X2 → MGGGVGAPLRPAAWSCLRTFQKLNQRRDISSWLIRWFPKTPAKSVVALKTPIKVELVAGKTYRWCVCGRSKKQEAPEPEVPRPWTPTLGRPRALLLPRAPLHCLLQPLPLSAEGGSLVPCCYLLSPPSPFRPRSLPSSRNLTHMPSLLGPFPS, encoded by the exons ATGGGCGGCGGCGTGGGGGCGCCCCTGCGGCCTGCGGCCTGG TCCTGCCTGCGTACCTTTCAGAAGCTGAACCAGAGGCGGGACATCTCCTCCTGGTTG ATCCGATGGTTCCCTAAAACCCCAGCCAAGTCCGTGGTGGCCCTGAAAACGCCCATCAAGGTGGAGTTGGTAGCTGGGAAAACCTacagatggtgtgtgtgtggccgCAGCAAGAAGCAG gaAGCACCTGAGCCAGAGGTTCCCAGGCCTTGGACCCCAACACTGGGACGACCGCGGGCGCTCCTGCTCCCAAGAGCCCCTCTCCACTGtctcctgcagcccctccctctctcggCTGAGGGTGGTTCCCTGGTTCCCTGCTGCTACCTGctctcacctccctctcccttccgCCCCAGGAGCCTTCCTTCCAGCCGGAACCTGACCCATATGCCCAGCCTCCTGGGCCCCTTTCCTTCCTGA
- the CISD3 gene encoding CDGSH iron-sulfur domain-containing protein 3, mitochondrial isoform X1 has translation MGGGVGAPLRPAAWSCLRTFQKLNQRRDISSWLIRWFPKTPAKSVVALKTPIKVELVAGKTYRWCVCGRSKKQPFCDGSHFFQRTGLSPLKFKAQETRTVALCTCKATQKAPYCDGTHRSERVQKAEVGSPL, from the exons ATGGGCGGCGGCGTGGGGGCGCCCCTGCGGCCTGCGGCCTGG TCCTGCCTGCGTACCTTTCAGAAGCTGAACCAGAGGCGGGACATCTCCTCCTGGTTG ATCCGATGGTTCCCTAAAACCCCAGCCAAGTCCGTGGTGGCCCTGAAAACGCCCATCAAGGTGGAGTTGGTAGCTGGGAAAACCTacagatggtgtgtgtgtggccgCAGCAAGAAGCAG CCCTTCTGTGACGGCTCCCACTTCTTCCAACGCACTGGCCTGTCCCCACTCAAGTTCAAGGCCCAGGAGACCCGCACAGTGGCCCTCTGCACCTGCAAGGCCACCCAGAAGGCCCCGTACTGTGATGGCACCCACCGGAGTGAGCGGGTGCAGAAGGCagaagtgggctccccactctgA